From the genome of Deinococcus reticulitermitis, one region includes:
- the metG gene encoding methionine--tRNA ligase, which translates to MSAYPTQAAPTAQGQASQGREFFLTAAIDYANGKPHIGHVYEKILADAIARYQRLAGRDVRFVMGTDEHGEKISKAAAKSGVTPQELVDELSEQAFQGLWKKLGISYDHFIRTTSAKHKKFVQSVLQQVYDAGDISFAEYEGLYSVGAERYVTEKELVEGADGVRRFPGDKDPPERRREANYFFNMEKYQPWLLQTLEEQPDLIQPAGYRNEVLEMLREPIGPLSISRPKNRVPWGIELPWDPDHVTYVWFDALLSYLTPLVEDGRDPSVSGEAWHVIGKDILKPHAVFWPTMLRAAGLPLYRRLVVHSHILAEDGRKMGKSLGNAIDPEALVAAWPVDAIRYALLREASLGADSPFGEGVLVSRLNSDLANDLGNLLSRTLSMIEKYRGGVIPAASELTAREREIEGAALALPERVLGLVDELKINMAIDAAMAFVRDLNRYIAESAPWNLAKSPQTQARLDTVLYTAAEGLRVASVALEAVIPGKARELRAQLGLGRQAYSLQAAWGLTPPGTRVQPGPVLFPKPEAPRAEAPATPKPQKSTSSPRKDSSVTQPDAPIHVPAASTPALAETSAPQASESALISIDDFARIDLRIADVVACETVPKADKLLKLTVKMGDETRTVVSGIRTWFEPEALIGRKVVLVANLRPAKLRGIESQGMILAAEDDQGRLDLVGPALDLPSGTKVR; encoded by the coding sequence GTGAGCGCATATCCTACCCAGGCGGCCCCGACGGCCCAGGGCCAAGCATCCCAGGGCCGCGAGTTCTTCCTGACCGCCGCCATCGACTACGCCAACGGCAAGCCCCACATCGGGCACGTCTACGAGAAGATTCTCGCCGACGCCATAGCCCGCTATCAGCGCCTCGCTGGACGGGACGTGCGCTTCGTGATGGGCACTGACGAGCACGGCGAGAAGATCAGCAAGGCCGCAGCCAAAAGCGGCGTCACGCCCCAGGAACTCGTGGATGAGCTGTCCGAGCAGGCGTTTCAGGGCCTGTGGAAAAAGCTCGGCATCAGCTACGACCACTTCATCCGCACGACCTCGGCCAAGCACAAGAAATTCGTGCAGAGCGTGCTTCAGCAGGTGTACGACGCGGGCGACATCTCGTTTGCCGAGTACGAGGGCCTGTACTCGGTGGGCGCCGAGCGCTACGTGACCGAGAAGGAACTCGTCGAGGGAGCGGACGGGGTGCGGCGCTTTCCTGGCGACAAGGACCCCCCCGAGCGGCGGCGCGAGGCCAACTACTTTTTCAACATGGAGAAGTACCAGCCCTGGCTGCTTCAGACGCTCGAGGAGCAGCCCGACCTGATCCAGCCGGCCGGTTACCGCAACGAGGTGCTCGAGATGCTGCGCGAGCCGATCGGACCGCTGAGCATCTCGCGACCCAAAAACCGCGTGCCGTGGGGCATCGAACTGCCGTGGGACCCGGATCACGTCACCTACGTGTGGTTCGACGCGCTGCTGAGTTACCTCACTCCGCTCGTCGAGGATGGGCGCGACCCCAGCGTGAGTGGGGAAGCGTGGCATGTGATCGGCAAGGACATCCTCAAGCCGCACGCGGTGTTTTGGCCCACGATGCTGCGGGCCGCCGGGCTGCCGCTCTACCGGCGCCTCGTCGTGCACAGCCACATCCTCGCCGAGGACGGGCGCAAGATGGGCAAGAGCCTGGGCAACGCGATCGATCCCGAAGCGCTCGTGGCGGCGTGGCCGGTCGACGCGATTCGCTACGCCCTGCTGCGCGAAGCCTCGCTCGGCGCCGACAGCCCGTTCGGGGAAGGCGTGCTCGTGAGCCGGCTGAACTCCGACCTCGCCAACGACCTCGGGAACCTGCTCTCGCGCACCTTGAGCATGATCGAGAAGTACCGGGGCGGCGTGATTCCTGCCGCGAGCGAACTCACGGCCCGCGAGCGCGAGATCGAGGGGGCGGCCCTGGCCCTGCCCGAGCGGGTGCTGGGCCTCGTGGACGAGCTCAAGATCAACATGGCGATCGACGCCGCGATGGCCTTCGTGCGCGACCTCAACCGCTACATCGCCGAGTCCGCGCCGTGGAACCTCGCCAAGTCGCCCCAGACCCAGGCGCGGCTCGATACCGTGCTCTACACCGCCGCTGAGGGGCTGCGCGTGGCGAGCGTGGCGCTCGAAGCCGTGATTCCGGGTAAGGCCCGCGAACTGCGCGCGCAACTCGGCCTGGGCCGCCAGGCTTACTCCCTGCAGGCCGCCTGGGGCCTGACTCCCCCTGGCACGCGCGTCCAGCCCGGGCCAGTCCTGTTCCCGAAGCCCGAGGCGCCCCGAGCCGAGGCTCCGGCCACGCCCAAACCCCAGAAATCCACATCCTCTCCCCGAAAGGACTCCTCCGTGACCCAGCCTGACGCCCCAATCCATGTCCCCGCCGCCTCGACCCCGGCTTTGGCCGAAACCTCTGCCCCGCAAGCCTCGGAGAGTGCGCTGATCTCGATCGACGACTTTGCCCGCATCGATCTGCGGATCGCCGACGTGGTGGCGTGTGAGACGGTCCCCAAGGCCGACAAGCTGCTCAAGCTGACGGTGAAGATGGGGGACGAGACGCGCACGGTGGTCAGCGGCATCCGGACGTGGTTCGAGCCTGAAGCGCTGATCGGGCGCAAGGTGGTGCTCGTCGCCAACTTGAGGCCCGCCAAGCTGCGCGGCATCGAGTCGCAGGGCATGATCCTCGCGGCGGAAGATGACCAGGGCCGGCTCGACCTCGTGGGACCGGCGCTCGACCTGCCCAGCGGCACCAAGGTGCGCTGA